In Flavobacterium cerinum, one genomic interval encodes:
- a CDS encoding PorP/SprF family type IX secretion system membrane protein encodes MRTKFILFVLLLTGISGFAQQDAQYTQYMYNTINVNPAYAGSRGVMSIFGLHRTQWVGLEGAPVTNAVSLNTPLNNSNLGLGLSFVNDRIGPADENAISADFSYTVKTSERFKLSFGLKATAHLLNVDFTKLNVYDWSDPRFQNNIDNKFSPNFGAGIYFHSDKTYVGISVPNFLETKHYDKSSQSTAKENMHYYLIAGHVFELGADVKFKPALLTKVVQGAPLQVDVSANFLLYEKFTAGLAYRWDAACSALVGFQITNGLFAGYAYDMETTKLADYNSGSHEIFLRFELFNRNNRITSPRFF; translated from the coding sequence ATGAGAACAAAATTTATACTTTTCGTTTTACTGTTAACCGGTATCAGCGGATTTGCCCAGCAGGATGCTCAGTATACCCAGTATATGTACAATACTATTAATGTTAATCCGGCTTATGCAGGTTCGAGAGGCGTAATGAGTATTTTCGGATTACACCGTACGCAATGGGTAGGTTTGGAAGGAGCGCCGGTTACCAATGCCGTATCGTTAAATACACCCCTGAATAATAGTAATCTTGGTTTGGGATTGTCTTTTGTTAATGACAGAATTGGCCCGGCCGATGAAAATGCGATTTCAGCTGATTTTTCGTATACCGTTAAAACATCGGAACGATTTAAATTGTCATTCGGATTGAAAGCAACTGCTCACTTGTTAAATGTTGATTTTACAAAACTGAATGTGTACGATTGGTCTGATCCGCGTTTCCAGAATAATATTGACAATAAATTTTCGCCCAATTTCGGAGCCGGAATCTATTTCCATTCCGATAAAACCTATGTGGGAATCTCGGTGCCTAATTTTTTGGAAACCAAGCATTATGATAAGAGTTCCCAATCTACGGCAAAAGAAAACATGCACTATTATCTGATCGCGGGACATGTGTTTGAATTGGGAGCCGATGTGAAATTTAAACCGGCCTTATTGACGAAAGTGGTTCAGGGTGCGCCTTTACAGGTGGATGTATCGGCTAATTTCTTGTTGTATGAAAAATTTACAGCCGGTTTGGCCTACCGTTGGGATGCAGCATGTAGCGCATTAGTCGGTTTTCAAATCACAAACGGATTGTTTGCCGGATATGCCTATGATATGGAAACAACTAAGCTGGCTGACTATAATTCAGGATCACATGAGATTTTCCTGAGATTTGAATTGTTTAACAGAAATAACAGGATAACATCTCCGAGATTCTTCTAA
- a CDS encoding OmpA family protein, translating into MKKIVLQFGLMILISSGVYAQNGKIKTANKEYDNYAYIDAIKTYEKIAEKGYKSVEVLEKLGDSYYFNGKLDQAAKWYGELFAFSQDVDAEYYYRYAQSLKSIGEYEKANQMLAKFHQKNASDVRGKMYQNQTDYLEVIKRNSGRFTIDNAGISSQYSDYGSAIVGDKMVFTSARDTSGVFSKRVHTWTGESFTNMYAVTVNQDGSLSKPERFAREINTRFHEATPVFTKDGKTMYFTRNNFNNGKKGKDSDKTTLLKIYKATLEDGKWTNVTELPFNNNSYSVAHPALSPDEKTLYFASNMPGTLGQSDIFKVEVKADGSFGTPQNLGPTINTPGRETFPFVSDDNELYFASDGHLGLGGLDIFVSKPTSNGMYKNVVNIGAPANSPKDDFAFLINYTTKKGFLSSNRDGGQGMDDIYTFTENKVLQYACEQLLAGIVTDSETGAPLQKAKVTLFDANFKMLKEVTTDANGNYNFGEVDCQQKYFVKAESPQYNTREISVVIPETSGTTNLPVALDKTVKPVQTGDDLAKTFGIKIIYFDLDKWNIRPDAAVDLAKIVEVMKEYPKMKIDVRSHTDSRQTHQYNERLSDRRAKSTIAWMVKQGIEASRLTGKGYGETQLLNKCADGVPCSEAEHQLNRRSEFIIISM; encoded by the coding sequence ATGAAAAAAATAGTATTGCAGTTCGGCTTGATGATATTGATTTCATCCGGAGTATATGCTCAAAATGGAAAAATCAAAACGGCTAATAAAGAATATGATAATTATGCCTATATCGATGCGATTAAAACCTATGAAAAAATAGCCGAAAAAGGATATAAATCGGTCGAAGTATTGGAAAAGCTTGGTGATTCCTATTACTTTAACGGAAAGTTAGATCAGGCCGCCAAATGGTATGGCGAATTGTTTGCCTTTTCTCAGGATGTTGATGCTGAATATTATTACCGATATGCGCAGTCATTGAAATCGATTGGTGAATATGAAAAAGCAAATCAGATGCTGGCTAAGTTTCATCAGAAAAATGCCAGTGATGTCAGAGGGAAAATGTATCAGAATCAAACCGATTATCTGGAAGTGATTAAACGGAATTCGGGTCGGTTTACTATCGATAATGCAGGAATCAGTTCGCAGTATTCGGATTATGGAAGTGCTATTGTAGGTGATAAAATGGTGTTTACTTCTGCCAGAGATACTTCCGGTGTTTTCAGTAAAAGGGTACATACCTGGACCGGGGAATCGTTTACAAATATGTATGCCGTTACTGTAAATCAGGATGGTTCATTATCCAAACCGGAACGTTTTGCCCGCGAAATTAATACCCGTTTCCACGAAGCTACGCCGGTTTTTACAAAAGACGGAAAGACAATGTATTTTACCCGAAACAATTTTAATAACGGGAAAAAGGGAAAAGACAGTGATAAAACGACACTGCTAAAAATTTACAAGGCTACATTAGAGGATGGAAAATGGACGAATGTCACAGAATTACCATTCAATAATAATAGTTATAGTGTAGCACATCCCGCTTTAAGCCCGGATGAGAAAACGTTGTACTTTGCCTCCAATATGCCGGGAACATTAGGTCAGTCGGATATTTTTAAAGTAGAAGTTAAAGCAGACGGAAGTTTCGGAACACCGCAAAATCTGGGACCGACAATCAATACACCGGGAAGAGAAACTTTTCCGTTTGTATCGGATGATAATGAACTGTATTTTGCATCCGACGGACATTTAGGATTGGGCGGACTGGATATTTTCGTTTCAAAACCGACAAGTAACGGAATGTATAAAAATGTAGTAAACATCGGAGCACCGGCGAATAGCCCGAAAGACGATTTTGCTTTCCTGATCAATTATACAACCAAAAAAGGGTTTCTGAGTTCCAACAGAGATGGAGGACAGGGTATGGATGATATTTACACCTTTACCGAAAATAAAGTATTACAGTATGCCTGCGAACAATTATTAGCCGGTATCGTAACCGATTCGGAAACGGGAGCACCATTGCAAAAGGCAAAAGTTACGCTGTTTGATGCTAATTTTAAAATGCTGAAAGAGGTAACGACGGATGCTAATGGAAATTATAATTTCGGAGAAGTGGACTGTCAGCAGAAATATTTTGTAAAAGCAGAATCGCCACAATATAATACACGTGAGATTAGTGTTGTCATTCCGGAAACATCCGGTACAACCAATCTTCCGGTTGCATTGGATAAAACAGTTAAACCGGTGCAAACGGGAGACGATTTAGCAAAAACATTCGGAATAAAAATTATTTATTTCGACCTTGATAAATGGAATATCCGACCGGATGCGGCCGTAGATTTGGCGAAAATCGTAGAGGTAATGAAAGAATATCCGAAGATGAAAATCGATGTTCGTTCGCATACCGACAGTCGCCAAACGCATCAATATAATGAACGTTTATCAGACAGAAGAGCAAAATCGACGATCGCCTGGATGGTAAAACAAGGTATTGAAGCTTCCCGACTAACCGGAAAAGGATATGGTGAGACACAACTACTGAACAAATGTGCCGATGGTGTACCTTGTTCGGAAGCAGAACACCAGCTAAACCGAAGAAGCGAATTCATCATTATTTCAATGTAA
- a CDS encoding aminotransferase class I/II-fold pyridoxal phosphate-dependent enzyme: protein MVKDLFERIQSNKGPLGKWASQAEGYYVFPKLEGQLGPRMQFHGKEILNWSINDYLGLANHPEVRKVDAQAALDYGAAYPMGARMMSGHTTIHEQLQNELATFVQKEAAYLLNFGYQGMVSIIDALVTKNDVIVYDVDSHACIIDGVRLHMGKRFTYKHNDVASLEKNLERATKMALENGGGILVITEGVFGMRGQQGKLKEIVALKEKYNFRLLVDDAHGFGTLGTTGAGAGEEQGCQDGIDVYFSTFAKSMASIGAFVAADQDIIDYLKYNLRSQMFAKSLPMIMTVGALKRLDMLRSMPELKAKLWENVNALQNGLKSRGFNIGDTNTCVTPVYLEGSIPEAMVMVNDLRENYGIFLSIVVYPVIPKGIILLRMIPTASHTLQDIEETLSAFEAIREKLTNGTYKKIAEETTVDVSAQ, encoded by the coding sequence ATGGTAAAAGATTTATTCGAAAGAATTCAAAGTAATAAAGGTCCTTTAGGAAAATGGGCTTCTCAGGCTGAAGGATATTATGTGTTTCCGAAATTGGAAGGACAGTTGGGACCTAGAATGCAGTTTCATGGAAAAGAAATTTTAAACTGGAGTATCAACGATTATTTAGGATTAGCTAATCACCCTGAAGTTAGAAAGGTAGATGCACAGGCAGCATTAGATTATGGTGCAGCTTATCCGATGGGTGCCCGTATGATGAGCGGACACACCACAATTCACGAACAATTGCAAAATGAACTGGCGACTTTTGTGCAAAAAGAAGCAGCTTATTTGTTGAATTTCGGTTATCAGGGAATGGTGTCTATTATTGATGCTTTGGTGACTAAAAATGACGTAATTGTATACGATGTAGATTCGCATGCCTGTATTATTGACGGAGTACGTCTGCATATGGGAAAACGTTTTACGTATAAGCATAACGATGTAGCCAGTCTGGAAAAAAACCTGGAGCGTGCTACTAAAATGGCTCTGGAAAACGGTGGTGGAATCTTAGTAATTACCGAAGGTGTTTTCGGAATGAGAGGGCAACAGGGAAAACTAAAAGAAATTGTTGCCTTAAAAGAAAAATATAATTTCCGTTTATTGGTTGACGATGCACACGGATTCGGAACATTAGGTACAACCGGAGCAGGAGCAGGTGAAGAGCAGGGATGTCAGGACGGAATCGATGTTTATTTCTCAACATTCGCTAAATCAATGGCGAGTATCGGAGCGTTTGTTGCAGCTGATCAGGATATTATCGATTATCTGAAATACAATTTACGTTCACAAATGTTTGCAAAGTCATTACCGATGATTATGACGGTTGGCGCTTTAAAACGTTTGGATATGTTACGTTCAATGCCGGAACTGAAAGCAAAACTGTGGGAAAATGTAAATGCACTTCAAAACGGATTAAAATCAAGAGGATTTAACATCGGAGATACGAATACTTGTGTAACGCCGGTTTATCTGGAAGGTAGTATTCCGGAAGCGATGGTAATGGTGAATGACCTACGTGAGAATTATGGTATTTTCTTATCGATTGTGGTGTATCCGGTAATTCCGAAAGGTATTATCCTGTTGCGAATGATTCCGACAGCTTCACATACTTTACAGGATATCGAAGAAACATTAAGCGCATTCGAAGCGATCCGTGAAAAACTGACTAACGGAACCTATAAAAAGATAGCTGAAGAGACAACAGTAGACGTAAGCGCTCAGTAG
- a CDS encoding GNAT family N-acetyltransferase — MIQIKEALTQKEMTDFVTFPFQLYKNNPYWVPPLIKDELKSFNPENDIFKSVTAHYFLAYKDTKIVGRIAAIINWTEVNTLQKSKVRFGWFDVIDDISVTEALLDKVIELGKKNNLEYIEGPVGFSNMDKAGMLTEGFDQIATMIGLYNHAYYPEHLEKLGYSKEAEWLEYKIDAKLVDLGKIEPLSRIIEQRYEVKSLNFKRTKDIIPYVDEMFGLLNKTYAELQSFVPIEQFQIDHYKEKYISFIHPDFITCVTDKEGKMIAFGITMPSFSKAFQKANGKLFPFGFLHLLRAMKKNDHAEFYLIGVDPDYQNKGVTALILKRMYEVFTKRGILTVETNPQLEENKKIQQLWKNFSPTIHKRRKTFRKDL, encoded by the coding sequence ATGATTCAAATAAAAGAAGCGCTTACTCAAAAGGAAATGACCGATTTTGTCACTTTTCCTTTTCAATTATACAAGAACAATCCATATTGGGTTCCACCGCTTATCAAAGACGAATTAAAGAGTTTTAATCCGGAAAATGACATTTTTAAAAGCGTAACAGCTCATTACTTTCTGGCTTATAAAGACACTAAGATTGTGGGACGTATAGCGGCCATTATTAACTGGACCGAAGTCAATACACTTCAAAAGTCAAAAGTACGTTTCGGTTGGTTTGATGTTATTGATGACATTAGTGTTACCGAAGCATTACTGGATAAAGTGATCGAACTCGGTAAAAAAAACAATCTGGAATACATTGAGGGGCCGGTGGGTTTTTCCAACATGGACAAAGCCGGAATGCTAACCGAAGGATTCGACCAGATTGCCACGATGATCGGTCTTTACAACCATGCTTATTATCCGGAGCATCTTGAAAAACTAGGTTATTCAAAAGAAGCGGAATGGCTCGAATATAAAATTGACGCTAAGCTGGTCGACTTAGGTAAGATCGAACCGTTATCCCGAATTATCGAGCAACGTTATGAAGTCAAAAGTCTTAATTTTAAGAGAACCAAAGACATTATTCCCTATGTAGATGAAATGTTTGGTTTACTTAATAAAACGTATGCCGAATTACAAAGTTTTGTACCGATCGAACAATTCCAAATCGATCATTATAAAGAAAAATACATCTCATTTATCCATCCGGATTTTATCACTTGTGTGACCGATAAAGAAGGTAAAATGATTGCTTTCGGCATTACAATGCCTTCTTTTTCCAAAGCATTTCAAAAAGCAAACGGTAAGCTGTTTCCTTTCGGATTCTTACATCTTTTACGTGCGATGAAGAAAAACGACCATGCCGAATTTTACCTGATCGGTGTTGATCCGGACTATCAGAACAAAGGCGTAACGGCATTGATTTTAAAAAGGATGTATGAAGTTTTCACCAAACGCGGCATTCTGACAGTAGAAACCAATCCGCAGTTGGAAGAAAATAAAAAGATACAGCAGTTGTGGAAGAACTTTAGCCCGACTATTCATAAAAGACGCAAAACATTCCGCAAGGATTTATAA
- a CDS encoding transporter codes for MIKHFKFKIAGLLLLSTTVHYAQFTDEINSNRPGKSHGAFSVGKTVIQAEAGTYYINDKHKYLGYKSSGFGGELSLRYGAILEQLEFIGDIQYQSDTYKTDYSETNRNGIKQALIGAKYLVYDPFKNHEEKVNIYSWKANHRFKWRQFIPAVGVYAGANFALSDHYKIPDEPSISPRLMLITQNHFGAQWVLVGNFIADKFISDYSSYGYILTLTRGINAKWSAFIENQGYKSDYYSDVIFRGGAAYLLQKNMQIDASIGANIKDTPALIVGGIGFSWRFDKNYKPVEIKSGKEEKGKKGGKKEEKKKRVDEIQPE; via the coding sequence ATGATAAAGCATTTTAAATTTAAGATCGCAGGTCTGTTACTTTTAAGCACTACCGTACACTATGCCCAGTTTACCGACGAAATCAACTCGAATCGTCCGGGTAAATCCCATGGCGCCTTTTCGGTAGGAAAAACAGTAATTCAGGCAGAAGCCGGCACCTATTATATTAATGACAAGCATAAATATTTAGGGTATAAATCGTCCGGATTCGGGGGCGAATTGAGTTTACGTTACGGTGCAATTCTGGAGCAATTGGAATTTATCGGTGATATCCAATATCAATCTGATACTTATAAAACCGATTATTCCGAAACGAATCGTAACGGAATCAAACAAGCTTTAATCGGTGCGAAATATCTGGTTTATGATCCGTTTAAAAACCACGAAGAAAAAGTAAATATTTACAGTTGGAAAGCCAATCATCGTTTTAAATGGCGTCAATTTATTCCGGCTGTAGGTGTTTATGCCGGTGCTAATTTCGCCCTTTCTGATCATTATAAAATCCCCGACGAACCTTCTATTAGTCCGAGACTTATGTTGATCACTCAAAATCATTTCGGTGCGCAATGGGTATTGGTCGGAAACTTTATAGCGGATAAATTTATCTCCGATTATTCCAGTTATGGTTATATTCTTACCTTAACTCGCGGTATCAACGCTAAATGGTCGGCTTTTATAGAGAATCAGGGGTATAAAAGTGATTATTATTCCGATGTCATTTTTAGAGGCGGAGCTGCTTATTTACTTCAAAAAAATATGCAGATCGATGCGTCTATCGGTGCCAATATCAAAGACACTCCCGCTTTAATTGTTGGCGGAATCGGATTTTCATGGCGATTTGACAAAAATTACAAGCCGGTTGAAATAAAGAGCGGTAAAGAAGAAAAAGGCAAAAAAGGCGGTAAAAAAGAAGAAAAGAAAAAACGTGTCGATGAGATACAACCCGAATAG
- a CDS encoding DUF4834 family protein, with protein sequence MDTASLTGLVKVLLWIIVIYYALKFVTKLLAPYFLQQVVKKAEENFQQQQQYYNQQQSQQQNTQTNFSSDKPREKKKVGEYIDFEEIE encoded by the coding sequence ATGGATACGGCATCATTGACTGGACTTGTAAAAGTATTGTTATGGATTATTGTAATTTACTATGCCTTAAAATTTGTAACGAAATTATTAGCCCCTTATTTTTTGCAACAGGTGGTGAAAAAGGCTGAAGAGAATTTTCAACAGCAGCAACAATATTATAATCAGCAACAATCACAACAACAAAATACACAAACCAACTTTTCATCCGACAAACCGAGAGAGAAGAAAAAAGTGGGCGAGTACATCGATTTTGAAGAAATAGAGTAG
- a CDS encoding YfhO family protein has protein sequence MKNLSKFYPHVLAIIGFVLISLLYFHPVLQGKKVFQSDIAQYIGMAKEQTDFRKTTGDEPYWTDSAFGGMPTYQLGANYPNNFIKQLDSVIRFLPRPADYLFLYFLGFYILLRVFKVDSLKAFFGALAFGFSTYLIIILGVGHNAKAHAIAYMPMVVAGVILVFQKRYLVGGLLTMVAAALEINANHFQMTYYLLLLLLVIGIYYLIQYAKNKEIQNLDKIAGIFAIAGILSIGVNATNLMATSEYAKYSTRSDSELTFNPDGAKKESTNAMSYDYITEYSYGIAESLNLIAPRLFGGSNHENVGENSPMYEFISNQGASPSQAKDFVSSVPTYWGAQPIVAAPAYIGAIVFFLFVLAMFIDKRKIKYAFLAGALLSLFLSWGKYFPALTDFFINYVPMYNKFRAVSSIQVILELCIPVLAILGLQSFFTADEKERWSALWKSAAITLGIVVLLLFAKGMFSFTGGSDSVYLQAYGEMGPPFVAALKEQRAAMYMSDLLRSGGLILVAAGVLWLFTQNKLSQITTVVLVGVLMVGDLFMVDKNYVNSDSFVSARQADVPFEATPADEHILKDTTHYRVFEVEGNMSSARASYFHKSIGGYHAAKPRKMQQLFDYQIAKNNVGVLNMLNVKYVIQKDDQGNDVPLKNPEANGNAWFVSDVKKVNTPDEEMKALDKLNTKTTAVLNQKEFSGAVKENTFVKDSTATIVLNTYKPNYLKYTSNNPNKGLAVFSEVYYPKGWKATVDGKEVPHFAVNYVLRAMEVPAGKHTIEFKFEPEVIKKGSTIALVSFLVMVLLIVAGIYFDNKKKKAA, from the coding sequence ATGAAAAACCTTTCTAAATTTTATCCCCATGTACTGGCAATAATAGGCTTTGTACTAATCTCTTTATTATATTTTCATCCTGTATTGCAAGGGAAAAAAGTTTTCCAGTCCGATATCGCACAATATATCGGTATGGCGAAAGAACAAACTGATTTTAGAAAAACAACCGGTGATGAACCGTACTGGACCGACAGTGCCTTCGGTGGTATGCCAACGTATCAGTTGGGCGCGAATTACCCTAATAATTTTATCAAACAACTGGATTCGGTAATCCGTTTTTTACCACGCCCGGCCGATTATCTGTTCTTATATTTCCTTGGATTTTATATCCTGTTACGGGTATTTAAAGTCGATAGTCTCAAAGCGTTTTTCGGAGCACTCGCATTCGGTTTTTCGACTTATCTGATCATCATTCTGGGTGTTGGGCATAATGCTAAAGCCCACGCGATTGCCTATATGCCAATGGTCGTTGCCGGAGTAATCCTGGTCTTCCAGAAAAGATATCTGGTCGGTGGATTGCTAACGATGGTTGCTGCGGCATTAGAGATTAATGCGAATCACTTCCAGATGACCTACTACCTTTTATTACTCTTATTGGTAATCGGGATTTACTATCTGATTCAGTATGCTAAAAATAAGGAAATCCAGAATTTAGATAAAATCGCCGGAATTTTTGCAATCGCCGGAATTTTGAGTATCGGAGTGAATGCTACAAACTTGATGGCAACATCGGAATATGCAAAATACAGTACGCGTAGTGATAGTGAACTGACTTTTAACCCGGACGGAGCTAAAAAAGAAAGTACTAACGCAATGTCGTACGATTATATAACGGAATACAGCTATGGTATCGCCGAAAGTTTAAACCTGATTGCACCGCGTTTATTTGGTGGTTCTAATCATGAGAATGTGGGTGAAAACTCACCGATGTATGAATTTATTTCCAATCAGGGGGCATCGCCAAGTCAGGCTAAGGATTTTGTTTCCAGTGTACCGACGTATTGGGGAGCTCAACCAATTGTAGCCGCACCGGCTTATATCGGAGCGATCGTTTTCTTCCTGTTTGTATTGGCAATGTTTATCGATAAAAGAAAAATTAAATATGCATTTTTAGCCGGAGCTTTATTATCATTATTCCTGTCATGGGGGAAATATTTCCCGGCACTAACGGATTTCTTTATCAATTATGTGCCGATGTATAATAAATTCAGAGCCGTATCTTCTATTCAGGTCATTCTGGAATTGTGTATTCCGGTATTGGCAATATTAGGATTACAGTCCTTTTTTACGGCAGATGAAAAAGAACGTTGGAGTGCACTTTGGAAATCCGCAGCGATAACATTGGGTATTGTAGTACTATTGCTATTTGCTAAAGGAATGTTCAGTTTTACCGGTGGAAGTGACAGTGTTTACTTACAGGCTTACGGCGAAATGGGACCTCCGTTTGTGGCAGCATTAAAAGAACAACGAGCTGCAATGTATATGTCTGATTTATTACGTTCAGGCGGATTGATCCTTGTAGCAGCCGGAGTTTTATGGTTGTTTACTCAAAATAAATTATCTCAGATTACAACAGTGGTTCTGGTTGGAGTATTAATGGTAGGTGACTTGTTTATGGTGGATAAAAACTATGTGAACAGTGACAGTTTCGTATCGGCCCGTCAGGCGGATGTACCATTTGAAGCAACACCGGCAGACGAACATATTCTAAAAGATACAACACATTACCGCGTATTCGAAGTAGAAGGAAACATGTCGAGTGCGAGAGCATCTTACTTCCATAAATCAATTGGAGGGTATCATGCTGCGAAACCGAGAAAAATGCAACAGCTATTCGATTATCAGATTGCTAAAAATAACGTAGGTGTGTTGAACATGCTGAATGTTAAATATGTTATTCAGAAAGATGATCAGGGGAATGATGTTCCGCTTAAAAATCCGGAAGCTAACGGAAATGCGTGGTTTGTAAGTGACGTTAAAAAAGTGAACACTCCGGATGAGGAGATGAAGGCGTTGGACAAACTGAATACAAAAACAACAGCAGTATTGAATCAAAAAGAATTTTCCGGAGCTGTTAAAGAAAATACATTTGTGAAAGATTCTACGGCAACAATTGTTTTAAATACCTATAAACCGAACTATCTGAAATATACGTCGAATAATCCGAATAAAGGATTGGCCGTTTTTTCAGAAGTGTATTATCCGAAAGGGTGGAAGGCAACCGTAGACGGTAAAGAAGTACCGCATTTTGCAGTAAATTATGTGTTACGTGCTATGGAAGTACCGGCCGGGAAACATACGATCGAATTTAAATTTGAACCGGAAGTGATCAAAAAAGGTAGCACTATTGCATTAGTGAGCTTTTTAGTGATGGTACTATTGATTGTAGCCGGAATCTATTTCGACAACAAAAAGAAAAAAGCAGCGTAG
- a CDS encoding glycosyltransferase family 4 protein, with protein sequence MKKVLIITYYWPPAGGPGVQRWLKFVKYLPEFGIEPVVYIPENPTYPLLDTKLLDEVPSEVTIIKKKITEPYAWASVFSKNKTKKISSGIIPNKRKQSFLERLMLWTRGNLFIPDARVLWVKPSVTFLQRYIKENGIDTVITTGPPHSLHLIGMHLKEKTGIRWIADFRDPWTTIGYHKALKLSDYAARKHKELESKVMQEADFLLVTSNTTQKEFKAITSRPIHVITNGYDVENITRLPLDEKFTLAHIGSFLSERNPRILWKALSELIKEEPDFKDDFQLKLIGATSQEILETIEEFRLSPYVKNMGYVSHQEAVQQQRSSQVLLLIEIDSEETKSIIPGKLFEYMVSERPILAIGPEDADFATIIKQTNTGVFALYDDKDRVKETILSYYRLYKDQNLKVYPVGLQQYSRKNLTKQLADLLK encoded by the coding sequence ATGAAAAAAGTACTGATTATAACCTATTATTGGCCGCCTGCCGGAGGACCGGGTGTACAGCGTTGGTTAAAGTTTGTGAAGTACTTACCGGAATTCGGGATTGAACCAGTTGTGTATATACCAGAAAATCCCACTTATCCTTTATTGGATACCAAACTGTTGGATGAAGTTCCTTCAGAAGTAACAATAATAAAAAAGAAAATTACGGAACCGTATGCCTGGGCATCGGTTTTTTCTAAAAATAAAACAAAGAAAATCAGTTCCGGGATCATTCCGAATAAAAGGAAACAATCTTTTTTGGAACGCCTGATGTTATGGACCCGCGGTAATCTCTTTATTCCGGATGCCCGCGTATTATGGGTAAAACCTTCGGTAACATTTTTGCAGCGTTATATCAAAGAAAACGGAATCGATACGGTAATTACAACCGGTCCGCCGCATAGTTTGCATTTAATCGGAATGCATTTAAAAGAGAAAACCGGAATCCGATGGATAGCTGATTTTCGGGATCCGTGGACAACTATCGGTTATCATAAAGCCTTAAAGCTTTCGGATTATGCAGCCCGAAAACACAAAGAACTGGAAAGTAAAGTGATGCAGGAAGCCGATTTTTTATTGGTAACCAGTAACACCACTCAAAAAGAGTTTAAAGCTATTACATCCCGACCGATTCATGTGATTACCAACGGATATGATGTGGAAAATATAACCCGATTGCCTTTGGATGAGAAATTTACATTGGCACATATCGGTTCGTTTCTGTCCGAACGTAACCCGAGAATTTTATGGAAAGCCCTTAGTGAACTAATCAAAGAGGAACCTGATTTTAAAGACGATTTTCAATTGAAACTGATCGGTGCAACGAGTCAGGAAATACTGGAAACGATCGAGGAATTCCGACTTTCGCCTTATGTTAAGAACATGGGATATGTGTCGCATCAGGAAGCTGTGCAGCAACAAAGAAGTTCGCAGGTATTACTGTTGATTGAAATCGATTCGGAAGAAACGAAAAGTATTATTCCGGGGAAATTGTTTGAATATATGGTTTCGGAACGACCGATTCTGGCTATTGGTCCTGAAGATGCTGATTTTGCAACTATAATAAAACAAACGAATACCGGAGTATTTGCTTTATATGATGATAAAGATCGGGTGAAAGAAACGATTTTGTCTTATTACCGACTTTATAAAGATCAAAACCTAAAAGTATATCCGGTAGGATTGCAACAATACAGCCGTAAGAACCTCACGAAACAACTGGCTGATTTATTAAAATAG